The following proteins come from a genomic window of Streptomyces sp. Sge12:
- a CDS encoding sigma-70 family RNA polymerase sigma factor — protein MRDDEALGSPAATGPTGAAKGGSAGGVSALVRRAVEGDEQATHDLLAFVHPLAIRYCRTRLSRLPGDARHFVEDLAQEVCVAVLMALPRYRDTGRPFEAFVFAIAAHKVADLQRAAMRHPGSTAVPSDEMPERPDDSLGPEERALLSSDAAWAKKLLANLPENQRELLVLRVAVGLTAEETGQMLGMSPGAVRVAQHRALSRLRALAEQ, from the coding sequence ATGCGCGACGACGAGGCCCTGGGGTCACCCGCGGCCACAGGCCCGACCGGCGCCGCCAAAGGCGGCAGTGCCGGGGGTGTCAGCGCGCTCGTACGCCGGGCGGTGGAAGGCGACGAGCAGGCCACGCACGACCTGCTCGCCTTCGTGCACCCCCTCGCGATCCGCTATTGCCGCACCCGGCTCTCGCGGCTGCCCGGTGACGCTCGTCACTTCGTGGAGGACCTGGCGCAGGAGGTCTGCGTCGCCGTCCTGATGGCGCTGCCGCGCTACCGGGACACCGGGCGGCCCTTCGAGGCCTTCGTCTTCGCGATCGCCGCGCACAAGGTCGCCGACCTGCAAAGGGCCGCCATGCGGCACCCGGGCAGCACGGCCGTGCCCTCCGACGAGATGCCGGAGCGGCCCGACGACTCGCTGGGCCCGGAGGAGCGTGCGCTGCTCAGCAGCGACGCGGCCTGGGCCAAGAAGCTCCTGGCCAACCTTCCGGAGAACCAGCGCGAGCTCCTCGTGCTGCGGGTCGCCGTCGGGCTGACCGCGGAGGAGACCGGGCAGATGCTCGGAATGTCCCCCGGGGCCGTCCGCGTGGCCCAGCACCGGGCGCTCAGCCGGCTGCGGGCACTGGCCGAGCAGTAG
- a CDS encoding response regulator transcription factor: MTSVLVCDDSPLAREALRRAVATVPGVERVTTAANGEEVLRRWGADRSDLILMDVRMPGLGGVETVRRLLSADPGARIIMLTVAEDLDGVALAVAAGARGYLHKDASRAELRATVTQALADPTWRLAPRRLRSAEMGAAPTLTAREIQVLEGMSHGRSNAEIGRELFLSEDTVKTHARRLFKKLGASDRAHAVALGFRWGLVR; encoded by the coding sequence ATGACATCCGTCCTCGTCTGCGACGACTCCCCGCTTGCCCGAGAGGCGCTCCGTCGCGCGGTTGCCACCGTGCCCGGCGTCGAGCGTGTGACGACGGCTGCCAACGGCGAGGAAGTCCTCCGCCGCTGGGGCGCCGACCGCTCCGACCTGATTCTGATGGATGTACGGATGCCCGGGCTGGGCGGTGTGGAGACGGTCCGTCGGCTGCTCTCGGCCGACCCCGGCGCCCGCATCATCATGCTGACGGTCGCCGAGGACCTGGACGGCGTGGCCCTCGCGGTCGCCGCCGGCGCCCGTGGCTACCTGCACAAGGACGCCTCGCGCGCCGAACTGCGGGCCACGGTCACCCAGGCCCTCGCCGACCCGACCTGGCGACTGGCCCCGCGCCGGCTCCGCTCGGCCGAGATGGGCGCCGCGCCCACGCTCACCGCGCGCGAGATCCAGGTCCTGGAGGGCATGAGCCACGGCCGGTCCAATGCGGAGATCGGGCGCGAGCTCTTCCTCTCCGAGGACACGGTCAAGACGCACGCCCGCCGGCTGTTCAAGAAGCTCGGTGCCTCGGACCGGGCGCACGCCGTGGCGCTCGGATTCCGCTGGGGTCTGGTCCGCTGA
- a CDS encoding WhiB family transcriptional regulator, which yields MADFSRLPGPNADLWDWQLLAACRGVDSSLFFHPEGERGAARSAREASAKEVCMRCPVRSECAAHALAVREPYGVWGGLTEDEREELMGRARHRLIPASSAIGPIAPN from the coding sequence ATGGCAGATTTCTCCCGCCTCCCCGGACCGAACGCCGACCTCTGGGACTGGCAGCTCCTCGCTGCCTGCCGCGGGGTCGACAGCTCCCTCTTCTTCCATCCGGAAGGCGAGCGGGGCGCGGCCAGGAGCGCGCGCGAGGCCTCGGCTAAAGAGGTCTGCATGCGCTGCCCGGTGCGTTCGGAATGCGCCGCGCACGCACTCGCCGTCCGAGAGCCCTACGGGGTGTGGGGCGGCCTCACCGAGGACGAGCGCGAGGAACTGATGGGCCGCGCCCGGCACCGCCTGATCCCCGCGTCGAGTGCGATCGGACCGATCGCGCCGAACTGA
- a CDS encoding LysR family transcriptional regulator translates to MIEARHLRVLRAVAGTGSFSAAARELGCTQPAVSQQMKALEQSAGTPLLIRTGREMRLTQAGEALVRHAAGILAGLTAAEEEVAAIAGLRAGRVRLVSFPSGSSTLVPTALAAMRAEHPGTRISLVEAEPPRSVEMLREGDCDLALAFRYGGAAHSAAEWDDLVVRPLLTDRLVGLVPQGHRLAGAERVGMAELADEPWIAGCPRCRRHLVEVCEGVGFTPRIDFATDDYPAVVGLVGAGLGVAVLPELAVESVRAKGVSTVAVEPAVEREVVALTLPDLARVPAVAATLAELERAAAR, encoded by the coding sequence GTGATCGAGGCACGTCATCTCCGGGTTCTGCGCGCTGTCGCCGGGACCGGGTCCTTCTCCGCAGCCGCCCGCGAGCTCGGCTGCACCCAGCCCGCCGTCTCCCAGCAGATGAAGGCGCTGGAGCAGTCCGCCGGCACCCCGCTGCTCATCCGCACCGGCCGCGAGATGCGGCTGACCCAGGCCGGTGAGGCCCTGGTGCGCCATGCCGCGGGGATCCTGGCCGGGCTGACCGCGGCCGAGGAGGAGGTCGCGGCCATCGCCGGGCTGCGCGCGGGACGGGTGCGGCTCGTGTCCTTCCCCAGCGGCAGCTCCACGCTGGTGCCGACCGCGCTCGCGGCGATGCGCGCCGAGCACCCCGGGACCCGTATCTCGCTGGTCGAGGCCGAGCCGCCGCGTTCGGTGGAGATGCTGCGCGAGGGGGACTGCGACCTGGCGCTGGCCTTCCGCTACGGCGGCGCCGCCCATTCCGCCGCGGAGTGGGACGACCTCGTGGTGCGGCCGCTGCTGACGGACCGGCTCGTCGGGCTGGTTCCGCAGGGGCACCGGCTGGCCGGCGCGGAGCGCGTGGGCATGGCGGAACTGGCGGACGAACCCTGGATCGCGGGCTGTCCGCGCTGCCGCCGCCACTTGGTGGAGGTGTGCGAGGGCGTGGGCTTCACCCCGCGCATCGACTTCGCCACCGACGACTATCCGGCGGTGGTCGGTCTGGTCGGCGCCGGGCTGGGCGTGGCGGTGCTGCCGGAGCTCGCGGTGGAGTCCGTACGGGCCAAGGGCGTGAGCACGGTGGCCGTGGAGCCGGCGGTCGAGCGGGAGGTCGTCGCGCTGACCCTGCCCGACCTGGCCCGGGTGCCGGCCGTGGCCGCGACCCTGGCGGAGCTGGAACGGGCGGCCGCGCGCTGA
- a CDS encoding MOSC domain-containing protein → MHLISVNLGRATAVDYSDAEGGVTGIGKRPVPGPVRVVAPGPKATGLGSGLEGDAVCDRRHHGGDHQAVYAYAREDLDLWERSLDRELPAGIFGENFTTSGIDLNTARLGDRWRVGADLVLEVASARIPCRTFQGALGEAGWVKRFTKEARPGAYLRVIEEGSVSPGDAIEVIHRPDHEVTVELWFRAFTTERALLPLTLAAGGAMEPEAHERVRLYVEKYGAGAGAK, encoded by the coding sequence ATGCATCTGATCTCCGTGAACCTCGGCCGCGCCACGGCCGTCGACTACTCCGACGCGGAGGGAGGGGTGACGGGCATAGGCAAGCGCCCCGTCCCCGGACCGGTCCGCGTCGTCGCCCCGGGCCCCAAGGCCACCGGCCTCGGCAGCGGACTGGAGGGCGACGCCGTCTGCGACCGCCGGCACCACGGCGGCGACCACCAGGCCGTCTACGCGTACGCCCGCGAGGACCTCGACCTGTGGGAGCGCAGCCTGGACCGGGAGCTGCCGGCCGGGATCTTCGGCGAGAACTTCACCACCTCCGGCATCGACCTGAACACCGCGCGGCTCGGCGACCGCTGGCGGGTCGGCGCGGACCTCGTCCTCGAGGTGGCCTCGGCCCGCATCCCGTGCCGGACCTTCCAGGGCGCCCTGGGTGAGGCCGGCTGGGTCAAGCGGTTCACGAAGGAGGCCCGGCCGGGTGCGTACCTCCGGGTGATCGAGGAGGGTTCGGTCTCCCCCGGCGACGCGATCGAGGTCATCCACCGGCCGGACCACGAGGTGACGGTGGAACTCTGGTTCCGCGCCTTCACCACCGAGCGGGCCCTGCTGCCGCTCACCCTGGCGGCGGGCGGGGCGATGGAGCCGGAGGCCCACGAGCGGGTTCGCCTGTACGTGGAGAAGTACGGGGCCGGGGCCGGGGCGAAGTAG
- a CDS encoding SDR family NAD(P)-dependent oxidoreductase, with amino-acid sequence MTTALITGSTAGIGAAFARRLAAQGHNLVLVARDTKRLGEQATELHDRHGIEAEVLAADLSTEEGIAAVERRLDDRTHPVDLLVNNAGFGNKGRYLEVSMADELTMLKVHIEAVLRLTSAATASMRSRGRGGVINVASVAAFVPRGTYGASKAWVVQFTQGAARDLGGSGVRLMALCPGFVRTEFHERAGMGTDNIPSWMWLDADKLVASALADLARGKTVSIPDPRYKALMGVVKLTPRGLLGGVSSRTGRKYGPQ; translated from the coding sequence ATGACGACTGCGTTGATTACGGGATCCACGGCGGGCATCGGCGCCGCTTTCGCCCGGCGGCTGGCCGCCCAGGGGCACAACCTGGTGCTGGTGGCGCGCGACACCAAGCGACTCGGCGAACAGGCCACCGAACTGCACGACCGGCACGGCATCGAGGCGGAGGTACTGGCCGCCGACCTCTCCACGGAGGAGGGCATCGCGGCGGTCGAGCGGCGCCTCGACGACCGCACGCACCCGGTGGACCTGCTGGTCAACAACGCGGGCTTCGGCAACAAAGGCCGCTACCTGGAAGTCTCCATGGCCGACGAGCTGACCATGCTGAAGGTGCACATCGAGGCGGTCCTGCGGCTGACCTCGGCGGCCACCGCGTCGATGCGCTCGCGCGGCCGCGGCGGCGTGATCAACGTGGCCTCGGTGGCCGCCTTCGTACCCCGCGGTACGTACGGGGCGAGCAAGGCCTGGGTCGTGCAGTTCACCCAGGGCGCGGCGCGGGACCTGGGCGGGTCCGGGGTGCGGCTGATGGCGCTGTGCCCCGGCTTCGTCCGGACGGAGTTCCACGAGCGGGCCGGAATGGGCACGGACAACATCCCGAGCTGGATGTGGCTGGACGCCGACAAGCTGGTGGCTTCGGCCCTGGCCGACCTGGCGCGGGGGAAAACGGTGTCGATCCCGGACCCGCGGTACAAGGCGCTGATGGGCGTGGTGAAGCTGACGCCGCGCGGACTGCTGGGCGGGGTGTCCTCGCGCACGGGCCGCAAGTACGGCCCCCAGTAG
- a CDS encoding ester cyclase, with the protein MIDYETRRFDEMNALIDRWAEQSSGRRTATHTMIGQDREARNHYVDMVEFPSYEEAMKNSHLPETDRMFQEMVALCEGMPKFMNLDVVRDEHLNKQLARRVFEEAAMGGNMGVLDECFATNYIDHDVSKAESTVIGRDAMRSDMETWRAAFDMTFEPQAMLAEGDMVTTVWNWRGTHKGTFMGVPPTGKTYEMSGSTTFRCLEGEIVEGWWHYNTAALQRQMGGSGSPYGT; encoded by the coding sequence GTGATCGATTATGAGACCAGGCGGTTCGACGAGATGAACGCGCTCATCGACCGCTGGGCGGAGCAGAGCAGCGGCAGGCGCACGGCGACGCACACGATGATCGGCCAGGACCGCGAGGCCCGGAACCACTACGTGGACATGGTGGAGTTCCCCTCGTACGAGGAGGCCATGAAGAACTCCCATCTCCCCGAGACGGACCGCATGTTCCAGGAGATGGTGGCCCTCTGTGAGGGAATGCCGAAGTTCATGAACCTCGACGTCGTCCGCGACGAGCACCTCAACAAGCAGCTCGCCCGGCGGGTGTTCGAGGAAGCGGCCATGGGCGGCAACATGGGCGTCCTCGACGAGTGCTTCGCGACGAACTACATCGACCACGACGTCAGCAAGGCGGAGTCCACCGTCATCGGACGCGACGCCATGCGGTCGGACATGGAGACGTGGCGCGCCGCCTTCGACATGACCTTCGAGCCGCAGGCCATGCTGGCCGAGGGCGACATGGTCACGACGGTGTGGAACTGGCGCGGCACCCACAAGGGCACCTTCATGGGAGTCCCACCGACCGGGAAGACGTACGAGATGTCCGGGAGCACCACCTTCAGGTGCCTGGAGGGAGAGATCGTCGAGGGCTGGTGGCACTACAACACCGCGGCCCTGCAACGGCAGATGGGCGGATCGGGTTCCCCGTACGGAACCTGA
- the groL gene encoding chaperonin GroEL (60 kDa chaperone family; promotes refolding of misfolded polypeptides especially under stressful conditions; forms two stacked rings of heptamers to form a barrel-shaped 14mer; ends can be capped by GroES; misfolded proteins enter the barrel where they are refolded when GroES binds), which yields MAKILKFDEDARRALERGVNKLADTVKVTIGPKGRNVVIDKKFGAPTITNDGVTIAREVELDDPYENLGAQLVKEVATKTNDIAGDGTTTATVLAQALVREGLRNVAAGASPAALKKGIDAAVKAVSEELLATARPIEDKSDIAAVAALSAQDQQVGELIAEAMDKVGKDGVITVEESNTFGLELEFTEGMAFDKGYLSPYMVSDQERMEAVLDDPYILINQGKISSIQDLLPLLEKVIQAGASKPLLIIAEDVEGEALSTLVVNKIRGTFNAVAVKAPGFGDRRKAMLQDMATLTGATVIAEEVGLKLDQAGLDVLGSARRVTISKDDTTIVDGGGSHEEVLGRVNQIKAEIESTDSDWDREKLQERLAKLAGGVCVIKVGAATEVELKEKKHRLEDAISATRAAVEEGIVSGGGSALVHAVKVLEGNLGLSGDEATGVAVVRRAAVEPLRWIAENAGLEGYVITSKVAELDKGQGFNAATGEYGDLVKAGVIDPVKVTRSALENAASIASLLLTTETLVVEKPAEDEGDAGHGHGGHGHSH from the coding sequence ATGGCGAAGATCCTGAAGTTCGACGAGGACGCCCGTCGCGCCCTCGAGCGCGGCGTCAACAAGCTTGCCGACACGGTCAAGGTGACGATCGGCCCCAAGGGCCGCAACGTCGTCATCGACAAGAAGTTCGGCGCCCCCACCATCACCAACGACGGTGTCACCATCGCTCGCGAGGTCGAGCTGGACGACCCGTACGAGAACCTGGGCGCGCAGCTCGTGAAGGAGGTGGCGACCAAGACCAACGACATCGCGGGTGACGGCACCACCACCGCCACGGTGCTGGCCCAGGCGCTGGTCCGCGAGGGTCTGCGCAACGTCGCCGCGGGTGCTTCCCCGGCCGCCCTGAAGAAGGGCATCGACGCCGCGGTCAAGGCCGTGTCCGAGGAGCTCCTCGCGACCGCCCGCCCGATCGAGGACAAGTCCGACATCGCCGCCGTGGCCGCGCTCTCCGCGCAGGACCAGCAGGTCGGCGAGCTCATCGCCGAGGCGATGGACAAGGTCGGCAAGGACGGTGTCATCACCGTCGAGGAGTCCAACACCTTCGGCCTGGAGCTGGAGTTCACCGAGGGCATGGCCTTCGACAAGGGCTACCTCTCGCCGTACATGGTCTCGGACCAGGAGCGTATGGAGGCCGTCCTCGACGACCCGTACATCCTGATCAACCAGGGCAAGATCTCCTCGATCCAGGACCTCCTGCCGCTGCTGGAGAAGGTCATCCAGGCCGGCGCCTCGAAGCCGCTGCTGATCATCGCCGAGGACGTCGAGGGCGAGGCGCTCTCCACCCTCGTCGTCAACAAGATCCGTGGCACCTTCAACGCGGTGGCCGTCAAGGCCCCCGGCTTCGGTGACCGCCGCAAGGCGATGCTCCAGGACATGGCCACCCTCACCGGTGCCACCGTCATCGCCGAGGAGGTCGGCCTCAAGCTCGACCAGGCCGGTCTGGACGTACTGGGCTCCGCCCGCCGCGTGACCATCTCCAAGGACGACACCACCATCGTCGATGGTGGCGGCAGCCACGAAGAGGTCCTCGGCCGCGTCAACCAGATCAAGGCCGAGATCGAGTCGACCGACTCGGACTGGGACCGCGAGAAGCTGCAGGAGCGCCTGGCGAAGCTCGCCGGTGGCGTCTGCGTCATCAAGGTCGGCGCCGCCACCGAGGTGGAGCTCAAGGAGAAGAAGCACCGTCTCGAGGACGCCATCTCGGCGACCCGCGCCGCGGTCGAGGAGGGCATCGTCTCCGGCGGTGGCTCCGCTCTCGTCCACGCCGTGAAGGTCCTCGAGGGCAACCTCGGCCTGTCGGGCGACGAGGCCACCGGTGTCGCGGTCGTGCGCCGCGCCGCCGTCGAGCCGCTGCGCTGGATCGCCGAGAACGCCGGTCTCGAGGGTTACGTCATCACCTCGAAGGTCGCCGAGCTCGACAAGGGCCAGGGCTTCAACGCCGCCACCGGCGAGTACGGCGACCTGGTCAAGGCCGGCGTCATCGACCCGGTGAAGGTCACCCGTTCCGCGCTGGAGAACGCCGCCTCCATCGCCTCCCTGCTGCTCACGACCGAGACCCTGGTCGTCGAGAAGCCGGCGGAGGACGAGGGCGACGCCGGTCACGGCCACGGCGGTCACGGCCACAGCCACTGA
- the groES gene encoding co-chaperone GroES, giving the protein MTTTSSKVAIKPLEDRIVVQPLDAEQTTASGLVIPDTAKEKPQEGVVLAVGPGRFEDGQRLPLDVTVGDIVLYSKYGGTEVKYSGEEYLVLSARDVLAIVEK; this is encoded by the coding sequence GTGACGACCACCAGCTCCAAGGTTGCCATCAAGCCGCTTGAGGACCGCATTGTGGTCCAGCCGCTGGACGCCGAGCAGACCACGGCTTCCGGCCTGGTCATCCCGGACACCGCGAAGGAGAAGCCCCAGGAGGGCGTCGTCCTCGCGGTGGGCCCGGGTCGCTTCGAGGACGGCCAGCGTCTCCCGCTGGACGTCACCGTCGGCGACATCGTGCTCTACAGCAAGTACGGCGGCACCGAAGTGAAGTACAGCGGCGAGGAGTACCTCGTCCTCTCGGCTCGCGACGTGCTCGCGATCGTCGAGAAGTAA